GCCGTCCGGGAGCGGGAAGTCGACGCTCATGCGCATCGTCGCTGGGCTGGAAACGCAATCGGAAGGCGACATCCGCATCGGCGAGGACGTCGTCAACCAACTCGGTCCGCGCGCCCGGGACATCGCGATGGTGTTCCAGAACTACGCGCTGTACCCGAACATGACCGTCGAGGAGAACATGTCCTTCGGGCTGAAGATGTCGACGGATATGTCCTCCAACGAGATTGAGGAGGCCGTCACCTCGGCCGCCGAGATGATGGACATCGGGGAGTTGCTGGACAACAAGCCCGGCGAACTCTCCGGCGGGCAACAGCAGCGCGTTGCGCTGGGTCGCGCTATCGTCCGAGACCCTAACGTCTTCCTGATGGACGAGCCACTATCGAACTTGGACGCGAAGCTCCGAGCAGAGATGCGGACCGAAATCAACCGGCTCCAGAACGACCTCGACGTGACGACGCTGTATGTCACCCACGACCAGACGGAGGCGATGACGATGGGCGACCGGCTCGTTGTCCTCAACTACGGCGAGCTGCAGCAGGTCGGGACGCCGCTGGAGTGTTTCTACCGGCCGGCCAATCAGTTCGTCGCTGGGTTCCTCGGATCACCGTCGATGAACTTCTTCGAGGGCACGGTCGATGGCGGCACACTCCGAGCGGACGGCTTTGATTTCGACCTGACCGAACGGATGCAGTCCTCGGTCGGGGGCCGTAACGAACTCGCCCTCGGTATCCGGCCGGAGGACATGACACTCCACGACGGACCGAACTCGGGCCACGAGTTCGAGGCCGTTGTCGACGTTGTCGAACCGATGGGAAGTATCTCATACGTCTATCTCCGGGCCCAGTCACAGAGCCACGAGCAGACGTTCATCGTTGAGACGGACGGACAGCGCCCGATCAGTGAGGGGCAACAGGTTTATGTCGAGATTCCGGAACGGGACGTCCATTTGTTCGATGCCGCCAGCGGCGAGACAATCCACCAGCGTCAGCTTGGCGACGACGCCGAGCTGGCACTCGAAGAGCAGATGCAGCCCGCCGAGTGACGACGACAGCTGTCGTCGACTCACTCACTACAGTCAGCTGACAATACATTCCACACAACACATGACAGACGAAGATATTTCACACTACGAGACACGGAACGCTATTTGCGAGTACGGACGGAGCCTGCTCAAAGACGACTTGACGACCGGTACCGGCGGGAATCTCAGTGCCCGACTCGACGATGAGCATATCGCTATCAGTCCGTCGGGGGTGCCATACGAGGAGATTGAACCCACGGACGTGCCGGTCGTACAAATGGACGACACTGTTGTCGAGGGCGACGTTGAACCGTCGACGGAGCTCCCGATGCATCTGGCTGTCTATCGTGAGCGACCCGCGGTCGGCGGCGTCGTCCACACGCACTCCCCGTACGCGACGACGTTTGCTTCGCTCGGAGAGGCGATTCCGGCGTCGCACTACCTCCTCTCGTTCACCGGAACAGAGGTACCTGTCGCCGAATACAGAACGCACGCAACGGAGGAACTCGGCGAAGCCGCCGTCGATGCGCTGGGTGAGTCGTTCAACGCCACGCTGTTGCGCAACCACGGCGTGTTGACAGCCGACGAGTCGCTGGATGACGCCTACACGGTCGCGCTGATGGTCGAGTACTGTGCCCGTATCCACCACCAGGCCCGAGCCATCGGCGAACCGGAAATCCTCCCGGATGAGGAAATCGACCGGCTCGCCGATAAGCTCGACAGCTACGGGCAGTAACCACGCATGCCTGTCCCAACTGACCAATGAATCACGTCGCAATCGACATCGGCGCGAGCGGCGGGACGGTGTTCCTCGGCGAGGTGACCGAGTCGTCGTTCGCCGTGCGGGAAGTCCACCGGTTCGACAACCGACCCGTCGAACGGGACAGTCGCTACGTCTGGGACGTCGACGCGCTAGTCGACCACATCGGGGACGGTATCCGGGCCGCCGAGGACCACGCCGACAGCCTCGATACAGTCGGTATTGACACGTGGGGCCTCGATTTCGGGCTCATGGCGGACGGCGAACTGCTCCGTGACCCGGTCTCCTACCGTGACCCCGAGTCGACGGCCACGCGCGACGATGTGTTTGAGGCCGTCGGAAAGCGGCGGCTGTTCGACGCGACCGGCATCACGAACTGGAACACGCCGAACACGCTGTGGCAGCTCCACACCATCGCCAAGCGCGAGCCCGAACTCCTCGAAGCAAGTGACGGCTTGCTCATGATGCCACAGCTCCTTTCCGCGCAGTTGGGCGGCAAACCGGCGGGCGAGGTGACGATTGCATCGACAACGCAGATGGTGGACCCGGAGCGGCGAGCGTGGGCCACTGACCTGCTCGATGACCTGTCGGTTCCCACGGACCTGCTCCCGGACCTGTCCGAACCCGGTCGGTCTCTCGGCGCTGTCGACGACGATATCGTCTCGGGGCTGTCTTCGACGCCAAAAATAGTGACGCCAGCGAGCCACGACACGGCGGCGGCCGTTGCTGGCCTCCCGCTAGGTGAGGATGCTGCGTTCCTCAACACCGGGTCGTGGTTCGTCCTCGGCATGGAACGCGACGACCCTGTGCGGACGGACGCTGCCTTCGAGCAGGCCGTCTCGAACGAGCTCGGCGTCGACGGAACCGTCCGACTCCTGAAAAATATCAACGGCTTCTTTATGCTCGAAGAATGCCGCGAAGCGTGGCGTGAGAGAGGCGAACCGATCGAGTACGATACGCTGTTGTCGGCCGCTGAGGGGGCTCTGCCGCGGGCCGCACTCGTCGATACGGACGCCAACACGTTTGGTATCGATGAGCCGATGCCCGACCAGATCCGGGCCTACTGTCGCCAAACGGATCAGCCCGTTCCAACGGGGCAGGGCGGCATCGTCCGCTGTCTACTCGATAGCCTCGCGACGAAGACGGCGCTAGAAATCGACGCGCTCGCAGCAGTCGTCGACAACACACCGTCGCGGATCGTGCTCGGGGGTGGCGGTGTTCGAAACGAACTGTTCTGTCAGCTACTGGCCGACGCCACCGACCGCCCGGTGTCGACTGGCCCAGTCGAGGCGACGGCTGTCGGCAACGTCCTCACACAGGCCGTCGCTGCCGGAACCGTGCCGGACATCGAGACCGGTCGGCAGTTGGTCGAGTCGGCCTTCGAGACGACGACCTACGAACCGGGGGCTGGCGACGAATGGTCCCGCGCAAAAGAACGGCTGGCCACGTTGACTGACGCCGAGTCTCCCGAGGCCTGACGGTTCACCGCGAAGTGTAGCCGCCGTCCATCACGACGGTCGACCCCGTCATGTACGACGAGGCATCCGACGCAAGGTAGGCGACGAGTTCTTTCAGCTCTTCTGGTCGGCCAAGCCTGCCAATCGGCGTGTTCTCCAGCCACGTCTCCTCCATCTTCGGGTTCTCTTCGAGCACTTCGTCGACGAGTTCGGTCCGCATGTAGCCGGGTGCGATGGCGTTGACGCGGACGCCTTGGTCGCCCCACTCGACGGCCAGAGACTGGGTCAGCATCCTGACGCCGGCTTTCGTCGTGTTGTAGCTGGCCTGTTTCTGCGGGACGTTCACGTCGAAGCCCGACATTGAGGAGATGTTGACGATTCGGCCCTCGCCACGTTCGAGCATCTGTTGAGCGACGTGCTTGGCACAGAGGAATACGCCGTCAAGGTTAACCGATACCA
The Haloarcula sp. CBA1129 genome window above contains:
- a CDS encoding ABC transporter ATP-binding protein, producing MARITIDDVTKRFGDGDESIVAVDDVSLDIRDGEFIVFVGPSGSGKSTLMRIVAGLETQSEGDIRIGEDVVNQLGPRARDIAMVFQNYALYPNMTVEENMSFGLKMSTDMSSNEIEEAVTSAAEMMDIGELLDNKPGELSGGQQQRVALGRAIVRDPNVFLMDEPLSNLDAKLRAEMRTEINRLQNDLDVTTLYVTHDQTEAMTMGDRLVVLNYGELQQVGTPLECFYRPANQFVAGFLGSPSMNFFEGTVDGGTLRADGFDFDLTERMQSSVGGRNELALGIRPEDMTLHDGPNSGHEFEAVVDVVEPMGSISYVYLRAQSQSHEQTFIVETDGQRPISEGQQVYVEIPERDVHLFDAASGETIHQRQLGDDAELALEEQMQPAE
- a CDS encoding class II aldolase/adducin family protein, translated to MTDEDISHYETRNAICEYGRSLLKDDLTTGTGGNLSARLDDEHIAISPSGVPYEEIEPTDVPVVQMDDTVVEGDVEPSTELPMHLAVYRERPAVGGVVHTHSPYATTFASLGEAIPASHYLLSFTGTEVPVAEYRTHATEELGEAAVDALGESFNATLLRNHGVLTADESLDDAYTVALMVEYCARIHHQARAIGEPEILPDEEIDRLADKLDSYGQ
- a CDS encoding rhamnulokinase family protein, coding for MNHVAIDIGASGGTVFLGEVTESSFAVREVHRFDNRPVERDSRYVWDVDALVDHIGDGIRAAEDHADSLDTVGIDTWGLDFGLMADGELLRDPVSYRDPESTATRDDVFEAVGKRRLFDATGITNWNTPNTLWQLHTIAKREPELLEASDGLLMMPQLLSAQLGGKPAGEVTIASTTQMVDPERRAWATDLLDDLSVPTDLLPDLSEPGRSLGAVDDDIVSGLSSTPKIVTPASHDTAAAVAGLPLGEDAAFLNTGSWFVLGMERDDPVRTDAAFEQAVSNELGVDGTVRLLKNINGFFMLEECREAWRERGEPIEYDTLLSAAEGALPRAALVDTDANTFGIDEPMPDQIRAYCRQTDQPVPTGQGGIVRCLLDSLATKTALEIDALAAVVDNTPSRIVLGGGGVRNELFCQLLADATDRPVSTGPVEATAVGNVLTQAVAAGTVPDIETGRQLVESAFETTTYEPGAGDEWSRAKERLATLTDAESPEA
- a CDS encoding SDR family NAD(P)-dependent oxidoreductase, which translates into the protein MSVLDSFSLDGETAIVTGAAQGLGKQMATGLTEIGADVAIADVNIDKASQTAEELDGETDVIATEVDVTDEASVKAMVEDVTDRLGPIDVLVNNAGIVENSPAEETSIESWRRVVSVNLDGVFLCAKHVAQQMLERGEGRIVNISSMSGFDVNVPQKQASYNTTKAGVRMLTQSLAVEWGDQGVRVNAIAPGYMRTELVDEVLEENPKMEETWLENTPIGRLGRPEELKELVAYLASDASSYMTGSTVVMDGGYTSR